The Streptomyces fungicidicus nucleotide sequence TGAGAACTCAACAGCGTGCCAAAAGTCAACGCCAGATATGTTGATACCCCGTCCATCCGGTTCGGATGGTCGAGGTTCCTTTGAAAAAACACAGCGAGGACGCTGTGAACCGCCGGACTATTCCTCCGGTGGTTCCGCTCTCGTGTGCGTGCACCGGATTACCGGTAAACATTCACGGAGAGTTTGATCCTGGCTCAGGACGAACGCTGGCGGCGTGCTTAACACATGCAAGTCGAACGATGAACCACTTCGGTGGGGATTAGTGGCGAACGGGTGAGTAACACGTGGGCAATCTGCCCTGCACTCTGGGACAAGCCCTGGAAACGGGGTCTAATACCGGATACTGACCCGCCTGGGCATCCAGGCGGTTCGAAAGCTCCGGCGGTGCAGGATGAGCCCGCGGCCTATCAGCTTGTTGGTGAGGTAACGGCTCACCAAGGCGACGACGGGTAGCCGGCCTGAGAGGGCGACCGGCCACACTGGGACTGAGACACGGCCCAGACTCCTACGGGAGGCAGCAGTGGGGAATATTGCACAATGGGCGAAAGCCTGATGCAGCGACGCCGCGTGAGGGATGACGGCCTTCGGGTTGTAAACCTCTTTCAGCAGGGAAGAAGCGAAAGTGACGGTACCTGCAGAAGAAGCGCCGGCTAACTACGTGCCAGCAGCCGCGGTAATACGTAGGGCGCGAGCGTTGTCCGGAATTATTGGGCGTAAAGAGCTCGTAGGCGGCTTGTCGCGTCGGTTGTGAAAGCCCGGGGCTTAACCCCGGGTCTGCAGTCGATACGGGCAGGCTAGAGTTCGGTAGGGGAGATCGGAATTCCTGGTGTAGCGGTGAAATGCGCAGATATCAGGAGGAACACCGGTGGCGAAGGCGGATCTCTGGGCCGATACTGACGCTGAGGAGCGAAAGCGTGGGGAGCGAACAGGATTAGATACCCTGGTAGTCCACGCCGTAAACGGTGGGCACTAGGTGTGGGCGACATTCCACGTCGTCCGTGCCGCAGCTAACGCATTAAGTGCCCCGCCTGGGGAGTACGGCCGCAAGGCTAAAACTCAAAGGAATTGACGGGGGCCCGCACAAGCGGCGGAGCATGTGGCTTAATTCGACGCAACGCGAAGAACCTTACCAAGGCTTGACATACACCGGAAACGTCTGGAGACAGGTGCCCCCTTGTGGTCGGTGTACAGGTGGTGCATGGCTGTCGTCAGCTCGTGTCGTGAGATGTTGGGTTAAGTCCCGCAACGAGCGCAACCCTTGTCCCGTGTTGCCAGCAGGCCCTTGTGGTGCTGGGGACTCACGGGAGACCGCCGGGGTCAACTCGGAGGAAGGTGGGGACGACGTCAAGTCATCATGCCCCTTATGTCTTGGGCTGCACACGTGCTACAATGGCCGGTACAATGAGCTGCGATACCGCGAGGTGGAGCGAATCTCAAAAAGCCGGTCTCAGTTCGGATTGGGGTCTGCAACTCGACCCCATGAAGTCGGAGTCGCTAGTAATCGCAGATCAGCATTGCTGCGGTGAATACGTTCCCGGGCCTTGTACACACCGCCCGTCACGTCACGAAAGTCGGTAACACCCGAAGCCGGTGGCCCAACCCCTTGTGGGAGGGAGCTGTCGAAGGTGGGACTGGCGATTGGGACGAAGTCGTAACAAGGTAGCCGTACCGGAAGGTGCGGCTGGATCACCTCCTTTCTAAGGAGCACTTCTTACCAACTCCGGTTGGTCAGAGGCCAGCATGCGGGCGAACGTCTCGCACTGGTTGCTCATGGGTGGAACGTTGACTACTCGGCACACTTGATCGTCTTCTCCTTCCAGTACTGCTCGTAAGAGCGTGGAACGAATGAGGGAAGCGGTAAGGGTGTCGGGCACGCTGTTGGGTGTCTGAGGGCACGGCCGTATGGCTGCCTTCAGTGCCGACCCCAGTGCACTCACTGGTTCTCCAGTGGGGTGATGGGTGGTTGGTCGTTGTTTGAGAACTGCACAGTGGACGCGAGCATCTGTGGCCAAGTTTTTAAGGGCGCACGGTGGATGCCTTGGCACCAGGAACCGATGAAGGACGTGGGAGGCCACGATAGTCCCCGGGGAGTCGTCAACCAGGCTTTGATCCGGGGGTTTCCGAATGGGGAAACCCGGCAGTCGTCATGGGCTGTCACCCTTGCCTGAACACATAGGGCAAGTGGAGGGAACGCGGGGAAGTGAAACATCTCAGTACCCGCAGGAAGAGAAAACAACCGTGATTCCGGGAGTAGTGGCGAGCGAAACCGGATGAGGCCAAACCGTATGCGTGTGAGACCCGGCAGGGGTTGCGCATACGGGGTTGTGGGATCTCTCTTCTACGGTCTGCCGGCCGTAGGGCGAGTCAGAAACCGTTGATGTAGGCGAAGGACATGCGAAAGGTCCGGCGTAGAGGGTAAGACCCCCGTAGTCAAAACATCAGCGGCTCGTTTGAGAGACACCCAAGTAGCACGGGGCCCGAGAAATCCCGTGTGAATCTGGCGGGACCACCCGCTAAGCCTAAATATTCCCTGGTGACCGATAGCGGATAGTACCGTGAGGGAATGGTGAAAAGTACCGCGGGAGCGGAGTGAAATAGTACCTGAAACCGTGTGCCTACAAGCCGTGGGAGCGTCGGGTAGGAACTTGTTCCTACCTCGTGACTGCGTGCCTTTTGAAGAATGAGCCTGCGAGTTTGCGGTGTGTTGCGAGGTTAACCCGGGTGGGGAAGCCGTAGCGAAAGCGAGTCCGAATAGGGCGATTTTAGTAGCACGCTCAAGACCCGAAGCGGAGTGATCTAGCCATGGGCAGGTTGAAGCGGAGGTAAGACTTCGTGGAGGACCGAACCCACCAGGGTTGAAAACCTGGGGGATGACCTGTGGTTAGGGGTGAAAGGCCAATCAAACTCCGTGATAGCTGGTTCTCCCCGAAATGCATTTAGGTGCAGCGTCGTGTGTTTCTTGCCGGAGGTAGAGCACTGGATAGGCGATGGGCCCTACCGGGTTACTGACCTTAGCCAAACTCCGAATGCCGGTAAGTGAGAGCGCGGCAGTGAGACTGTGGGGGATAAGCTCCATGGTCGAGAGGGAAACAGCCCAGAGCATCGACTAAGGCCCCTAAGCGTACGCTAAGTGGGAAAGGATGTGGAGTCGCACAGACAACCAGGAGGTTGGCTTAGAAGCAGCCACCCTTGAAAGAGTGCGTAATAGCTCACTGGTCTAGTGATTCCGCGCCGACAATGTAGCGGGGCTCAAGCGTACCGCCGAAGTCGTGTCATTGCGATATGTACCCCCAACGGGGATCGTGATGGGTAGGGGAGCGTCGTGTGCCGGGTGAAGCAGCGCCGGAAGGCAGTTGTGGACGGTTCACGAGTGAGAATGCAGGCATGAGTAGCGATTCACACGTGAGAAACGTGTGCGCCGATTGACTAAGGGTTCCTGGGTCAAGCTGATCTGCCCAGGGTAAGTCGGGACCTAAGGCGAGGCCGACAGGCGTAGTCGATGGATAACCGGTTGATATTCCGGTACCCGCTGTGAAGCGTCAAACATCGAATCCAGTGATGCTAAGCCCGTGAAGCCGCCGGCTGAGTCTTCGGACGAGGTCGGAGTGGTGGAGCCGGTGACCCGAGCTGGTAGTAGGTGAGTGATGGGGTGACGCAGGAAGGTAGTCCATCCCGGGCGGTGGTTGTCCCGGGGTAAGGGTGTAGGACGTCAGGTAGGTAAATCCGCCTGGCACATAGTCTGAGACCTGATGCCGAGCCGATTGTGGTGAAGTGGATGATCCTATGCTGTCGAGAAAAGCCTCTAGCGAGTTTCATGGCGGCCCGTACCCTAAACCGACTCAGGTGGTCAGGTAGAGAATACCGAGGCGTTCGGGTGAACTATGGTTAAGGAACTCGGCAAAATGCCCCCGTAACTTCGGGAGAAGGGGGGCCACGTCTGGTGATCCGATTTACTCGGTGAGCTGGGGGTGGCCGCAGAGACCAGCGAGAAGCGACTGTTTACTAAAAACACAGGTCCGTGCGAAGCCGTAAGGCGATGTATACGGACTGACGCCTGCCCGGTGCTGGAACGTTAAGGGGACCGGTTAGCTCACTTTCGGGTGGGCGAAGCTGAGAACTTAAGCGCCAGTAAACGGCGGTGGTAACTATAACCATCCTAAGGTAGCGAAATTCCTTGTCGGGTAAGTTCCGACCTGCACGAATGGCGTAACGACTTCTCGACTGTCTCAACCATAGGCCCGGTGAAATTGCACTACGAGTAAAGATGCTCGTTTCGCGCAGCAGGACGGAAAGACCCCGGGACCTTTACTACAGTTTGATATTGGTGTTCGGTTCGGCTTGTGTAGGATAGCTGGGAGACTTTGAACTCTGGACGCCAGTTCAGGGGGAGTCGTCGTTGAAATACCAGTCTGGTCGTGCTGGATGTCTAACCTGGGTCCGTGATCCGGATCAGGGACAGTGTCTGATGGGTAGTTTAACTGGGGCGGTTGCCTCCTAAAGAGTAACGGAGGCGCCCAAAGGTTCCCTCAGCCTGGTTGGCAATCAGGTGTTGAGTGTAAGTGCACAAGGGAGCTTGACTGTGAGACCGACGGGTCGAGCAGGGACGAAAGTCGGGACTAGTGATCCGGCGGTGGCTTGTGGAAGCGCCGTCGCTCAACGGATAAAAGGTACCCCGGGGATAACAGGCTGATCTTCCCCAAGAGTCCATATCGACGGGATGGTTTGGCACCTCGATGTCGGCTCGTCGCATCCTGGGGCTGGAGTCGGTCCCAAGGGTTGGGCTGTTCGCCCATTAAAGCGGTACGCGAGCTGGGTTTAGAACGTCGTGAGACAGTTCGGTCCCTATCCGCTGTGCGCGTAGGAGTCTTGAGAAGGGCTGTCCCTAGTACGAGAGGACCGGGACGGACGAACCTCTGGTGTGCCAGTTGTTCTGCCAAGGGCATGGCTGGTTGGCTACGTTCGGGAGGGATAACCGCTGAAAGCATCTAAGCGGGAAGCCTGCTTCGAGATGAGGACTCCCACCTCCTAGAGAGGGTAAGGCTCCCAGTAGACGACTGGGTTGATAGGCCGGATATGGAAGCACGGTAACGTGTGGAGTTGACCGGTACTAATAGGCCGAGGGCTTGTCCTCAGTTGCTCGCGTCCACTGTGTTGGTTCTGAAACCACGAACAACCCCATGTGCCACACATGGTGCGGTTGTCAGTTTCATAGTGTTTCGGTGGTCATAGCGTAGGGGAAACGCCCGGTTACATTCCGAACCCGGAAGCTAAGCCTTACAGCGCCGATGGTACTGCAGGGGGGACCCTGTGGGAGAGTAGGACGCCGCCGAACAATCTTTCAAAAGGGTTGGTCCCCGAACTTCGGTTCGGGGACCAACCCTTTTTTGTTCTGCGTCACTTGAAGTTCACGTTGCGCGACGAGCATCCCTGGCATGGGTACTGCTGCACTGCTCAGGGCCGCCGGTGTCGGATTGGGTGACGAGGTCGTCGTACCGGCCTTCGGCAACGTGGAAGTCGCCGAGGCCGTCGCGACGGCGGGAGCGCTGCCGGTGTTCGCCGACATAGATCCGGCGACGTACTGCCTGGATCCGGCCGCGGTGGACGCGGCCCTGACTCCGCGGACGGCGGCCGTCGTTGCCGTACACCGCTTCGGACTGCCCGCCGACATCGGGACGTTGCACGCGCTCGGCCGGCGGCAGGGGCTGCTGGTACTGGAGCACGGCGAGTCCGAGGCGCCGTACGACGAGATAGCCCAGCGGCGCGAGCGGGCCGCGTTCCTCGACGCCAGGCTGAGGGGGGTGCGGACACCCGAAGGCGGCGTCGGGCACACCTACCAGCAGTACGTGGTGCGGGTACCGGGCAATGGCCGGCCCGACCGGGACGCCTTCGCACGGACCGTACGGAGCAAGGGCGTTGAATGCCGGGTGCCGGTGAAGACCCCTGTTCACCGGCTGCCCGACTTCCGGCGGTGCGTGTCCCTGCCCGAGACCGAGCGGGCCGCCGACGAGACACTCGCGCTTCCCGTGGACGCCTCGCTGACCAAGCGTGAGATGCAGCGGATCGCGGCCGCCTGCAATGCGCTGGGTGGACTGCTCCAGCCGGCCGGCTGAGCGGCGTTTGGGAGCACGGGTCTGTTCAGGGTATGATCTATTCCGTTGCCGCGGGGGAAACCCCGCAGACGGCAACAGGCCCCTATAGCTCAGTCGGTAGAGCGTCTCCATGGTAAGGAGAAGGTCAACGGTTCGATTCCGTTTGGGGGCTCGGACAGAAAGGCCCCGCCCATTCGGGCGGGGCCTTTCTCATGTCCGCATCCCGGAGCCCGCTAGTCCGTGTGCAGGCCCGGTACGCGCATCGCCAGGATCGCCATGTCGTCGGACGGCGGCTCGGAGGCGAAGCGTTCCACGGCGCGCATGATGCGGGCCGCGACCGCGCCGGCCGTCAGGCCCGTGCACGTCGTCAGCACGTCGGCCAGGCCGTCGTCGCCCAGCATCCGGGGACCTTCACGGCGTTCGGTGACGCCGTCGGTGACACAGAGCAGGACGTCTCCGGGATCGAGCGTCACCGTCTGCTCGTACAGCTCCAGGTCCTCGATGACGCCGAGGAGGGGCTGCGGCTCCGCCGCCGGTTCGACCGTGCCGTCCTGGCGCAGACGGAGCGGGAGCGGATGGCCGGCGCAGACCACCCTCAGTTCCGCGCTGCCGTCCTCCTGCGGGCGCATCTCGCCGTACAGGAGGGTGAGGAAGCGGCTGCGGGCGCCCTCGTCGAGGATCGCCGAGTTGAGGCGCTCAAGGACCGCCGGGCCGCTGAGGCCCTCCCGGGCCAGCAGCCGGAGCGCGTGCCGGGCGAGGCCGGTGACGGCCGCCGCGTTGGGTCCGGTGCCGCAGACGTCGCCGATGGCGAAGCCGTAGGCGCCGTCGCTGATCGGGAAGAGGTCGTAGAAGTCGCCGCCCACCTCGTTGCCCTCGCCGGCCGCGCGGTAGATGACCTCGACCTCGACGCCCTCGACCGTCGGGAGCTCGGGCGGCAGGAGGCTGCGCTGGAGGGACTGGCTGATGGCGGTGCGCTCGGAGTAGAGGCGCGCGTTGTCCAGGGCCAGCGCGGCCCGCCGGGAGAGGTCCTCGGCGAGCTCCAGGATCTCCTGGCGGAAGTGCTCGTCGGTCGGCTTGCCGAGCGTCAGCATGCCGATGACGCGGTTGCGGGCGACCAGCGGAAGGACCACGGTCTCGCCGCCGACCGCGGAGGCCGTGGCGAGGGTCGGGCCGATGCCCGGGGTGACCTGCCGTGTCGGGCCGCCGCTCAGGCCGAGGCTGCGCATGGAGGTCCGCAGGGCCGCCTGGTGGGCGAGCTCCGCGGGGGCCGACCAGACGCGGGCGCCCGGGGTGGGGACCGGGTCCGGCGGGGCGATCTTCGACAGCAGCGACTTGATGCCGTCGATCAGCTCCTCGTCCTCGTGCAGCACGTAGGACAGATACGGCTCGGAGGCCTGGTCGGCGATCGTGTAGACGGCGCACCAGGTGGCGAGGGTCGGCACCGTCATCTGGGCCATCAGGGCGAGGGTCTGGTCCCGGTCCAGGGTGCCGGCCAGCAGGTCGGACGCCTCGACCAGGAAGCTGAGCGAGCCCCGGCGCAGGCGCTCCAGTTCGCCCAGCCGGGCCGACTCGACGGCGAGCGCGATACGGTCCGCCGCGAACTGCAGGCGCAGCGCCTCCTCGTTGGAGTATCTGCCGGGCGCCTCCGCGGCGACGCCGAGCGAGCCCGTTAGACGGCCCTCGACCTTCAGCGGGACGGTGACCACCGAGCGCATGCCGGTGCTGTTGAGGAGGGGGACAGCGCCAGGGACGGCGGTGAGGTCCTCGTGGACGGCCGGCATACGGGCGGAGCCGTAGCGGCCGGGGCCAGCCTCGACGGGGACGCGGGCGAAGCGCTGGCGGGCCGAGGGCAGGCCGGTGGAGGCGCGGACCTCCAGTTCCGTCTCGTCGTCGGTGGCGAGGAGCAGGAAGGCGGAGTCGCCGTCGAGCATGTCGCGGGCGCGTTCCACCGTGCGCTGGAGCAGCCCGTCGAGGTCGTCGGGCGCGGGGGAGCCGATGAACACCTCGAAGGGGTCGGCGCTCTGGCCGTCCGAGGTGCCGCCGTGGTCGGTCGCCGGGACGCGCAGCGGGGTCTGCAGGACCGCCCGTTCGTGGTCGCGCACCAGGAGGCAGACCGTTGACGGCTCGCCGTCGGTGTCGCGGACCCGCAGGTGGGAGGCGTACACGGGGATGACGCGGCCGTTGGCGCCGCGGATGCCGTAGCTGCCCTCCCAGCGGGAGAGCCGGAGGGCGTCGGCGATGCCGGTGCCGGTGCCCGGGGTGTGCGGCCAGGCCGCCAGATCGGTGAGCGGTTTGCCGGTGACCTGCTCGGCGGTGTAGCCGAAGAGCTCCTCCGCGTCCTCGTTCCAGGCGGTGAGGGAGCCGGACCGGTCGATCTGGACGACGGCGACCCGGACCCGGGTGTCGGCGAGCGGGAGGAGGTGGGCAGGCAGGGCGGGGCCGGCGGCGCGGGTGCCGACCGGGCGTTCGGGAAGGTCGAGGTGGAACCAGACGGTCTTGTGGGTGGGGGTGTAGTCCACGCCCCAGTGGCCTGCCAGGGCCGCGCACAGCTGGAGCCCGCGGCCTCCCTCGCGGTCGGGGCTGCCCATGGTGACGGCGGAGCCCTGGAGCGGGATCTCGCGCTCCGGATACCGGTCGGCCACCTCGATCCGTACGCCGTCCTCGCTGCGCAGGCAGAGCAGGTCGGCGGAGGTGCCGGCGTGGACCACGGCGTTGGTCACCAGTTCGCTGGTGAGAACCACCGCGTCGTCGACGATGTCACCGAAGCCCCAGCCCTGGAGGGTGTCACGGACGAAGGACCGGGCGGTCGCGACGGATCGCCCGACGGGCTCGAAGCTGGCGGCCGCGCGGGCGGTGATCACAGAACTCCTCGACCGGTTCTCGACAGGCATGGCTTCCTGGCCGACCGGCTCGTGCCGTGGGTGCGGCAGGCCGTCAGTCGGCCGTTGGTCCGGGGGCTGCTCCCCCGGGATCAGTCCGGTGGTCATGTGTGCGGCCGCCCTCCGATGCCCGCTCGTTCCCGTGCCACCGCCCAGGCCGGGCGGACCGGCGTGGCTGGACAGCCGGATGCAAGGTTACTTACCTTCGCGGTCCGAGCGGATGCCGGTCTGCTGTGTTTCCGTCCGGAGGGTGGCTGCCTTCCGGCGGGTGTGCGGACGATGTGCGAAGCTGCCGAACTGTTATGGCCTGGTTCGGCGGGGGTGAAACACTGGGCAGGCTTGTTGTGAAGGTCCGGCCAGGCAGTGTGCCGTGCGCGCCTGGTGGGCAGCAGCCCCCTGGCGGCGCCTCGGAGCGGCGGGCAGAAAATCGCAGTAGTACAGGAACAGCACGGCGGTAACGGGCACGCCCCTGGCGGCGGGCCCGGGCACAGCGGTAACGGTCGACCCCTGCGGGAGGGACACAGTGGAGTCTGGCGCAGCGACGCGGGGCACTGAGGCGCGCGCGAAGGGCGGACAGTCCCTGAGTAAGCGGGGGAAGGCGCGGGGCGGGACCACGACGGTGGACACGGCGTCCCTGAACCGGCTGGTGACGGCCCTGGTGGCGATGCGGGACGGCAACTTCCGCAAGCGGCTCACGGTGTCCGGCGACGGCGTGATGTCGGAGATCGCCGCGGTTTTCAACGAGGTGGCCGACCGCAATCTGCACCTGACGGGTGAGCTGGCGCGGGTGCGCCGCATGGTCGGGCGGGACGGGAAGCTCACGGAGCGGCTGGAGACGGGGCCCTCCGAGGGGTCCTGGGCGAACGCGATCGACAATTCGAACGCCCTGGTGGACGATCTGGTGCGGCCCGTGTCCGAGGTCAGCCGGGTGCTGTCCGCGGTGGCCGAGGGCGATCTGTCGCCG carries:
- a CDS encoding DegT/DnrJ/EryC1/StrS family aminotransferase, encoding MLRAAGVGLGDEVVVPAFGNVEVAEAVATAGALPVFADIDPATYCLDPAAVDAALTPRTAAVVAVHRFGLPADIGTLHALGRRQGLLVLEHGESEAPYDEIAQRRERAAFLDARLRGVRTPEGGVGHTYQQYVVRVPGNGRPDRDAFARTVRSKGVECRVPVKTPVHRLPDFRRCVSLPETERAADETLALPVDASLTKREMQRIAAACNALGGLLQPAG
- a CDS encoding SpoIIE family protein phosphatase — protein: MTTGLIPGEQPPDQRPTDGLPHPRHEPVGQEAMPVENRSRSSVITARAAASFEPVGRSVATARSFVRDTLQGWGFGDIVDDAVVLTSELVTNAVVHAGTSADLLCLRSEDGVRIEVADRYPEREIPLQGSAVTMGSPDREGGRGLQLCAALAGHWGVDYTPTHKTVWFHLDLPERPVGTRAAGPALPAHLLPLADTRVRVAVVQIDRSGSLTAWNEDAEELFGYTAEQVTGKPLTDLAAWPHTPGTGTGIADALRLSRWEGSYGIRGANGRVIPVYASHLRVRDTDGEPSTVCLLVRDHERAVLQTPLRVPATDHGGTSDGQSADPFEVFIGSPAPDDLDGLLQRTVERARDMLDGDSAFLLLATDDETELEVRASTGLPSARQRFARVPVEAGPGRYGSARMPAVHEDLTAVPGAVPLLNSTGMRSVVTVPLKVEGRLTGSLGVAAEAPGRYSNEEALRLQFAADRIALAVESARLGELERLRRGSLSFLVEASDLLAGTLDRDQTLALMAQMTVPTLATWCAVYTIADQASEPYLSYVLHEDEELIDGIKSLLSKIAPPDPVPTPGARVWSAPAELAHQAALRTSMRSLGLSGGPTRQVTPGIGPTLATASAVGGETVVLPLVARNRVIGMLTLGKPTDEHFRQEILELAEDLSRRAALALDNARLYSERTAISQSLQRSLLPPELPTVEGVEVEVIYRAAGEGNEVGGDFYDLFPISDGAYGFAIGDVCGTGPNAAAVTGLARHALRLLAREGLSGPAVLERLNSAILDEGARSRFLTLLYGEMRPQEDGSAELRVVCAGHPLPLRLRQDGTVEPAAEPQPLLGVIEDLELYEQTVTLDPGDVLLCVTDGVTERREGPRMLGDDGLADVLTTCTGLTAGAVAARIMRAVERFASEPPSDDMAILAMRVPGLHTD